One stretch of Camelus bactrianus isolate YW-2024 breed Bactrian camel chromosome 21, ASM4877302v1, whole genome shotgun sequence DNA includes these proteins:
- the LOC105068227 gene encoding cornifin-B, whose amino-acid sequence MSSHQQKQPCIPPPQLQQQQVKQPCQPPPQEPCVPKTKEPCHPTVPEPCHPKVPEPCQPIAPGPCHPITPEPCPPMVIPGPAQQKTKQK is encoded by the coding sequence ATGAGTTCCCACCAGCAGAAGCAGCCCTGCATCCCACCCCCCCAGCTTCAGCAGCAGCAGGTGAAGCAGCCCTGCCAGCCTCCACCCCAGGAACCATGTGTCCCCAAAACCAAGGAGCCATGCCACCCCACGGTTCCGGAGCCCTGCCATCCCAAGGTTCCGGAGCCCTGCCAACCCATAGCTCCGGGGCCCTGCCACCCCATAACTCCAGAGCCGTGTCCCCCAATGGTCATTCCGGGGCCAGCTCAGCAGAAGACCAAGCAGAAGTAA